A single window of Anopheles moucheti chromosome 2, idAnoMoucSN_F20_07, whole genome shotgun sequence DNA harbors:
- the LOC128299619 gene encoding E3 ubiquitin-protein ligase Nedd-4 isoform X2, translating into MTRTGMLINLNEEDACYVRIKVLGASGLAKKDIFGYSDPYVKIEQNTITGDVNVDHMVTKTKRRTLNPVWNEEFVFRVKPNEHKLVFQVYDENRLTRDGFMGLVELTLINLPHETDGRTITPQRYTLRAKRQFSLRLATKVRGTLELYHAIMRNDDPAIGRTRSAMSVSNRTSATNTPVAVHRNAGLYPQQQLPPNHPSLRPYPDLNPQPQSDPLPAGWEVRLDPVGRMYYVNHYARTTQWERPSIVTAQPGLNEMVAAFQRRFHISNDPDNGSSGSNNTSMADTVSITSENGESGGTANASSIGISSPMSLQAGDGASVTTTERSGNASRISDAEIIGISPSPSNTSIASSANSVTIRPIRPAPPPPPSSSTSSACASPVGTPVPSQRRRSSPGSNENALPASEENGESSSTTAIPPDVENNTVSSGFSASTVNGDAEAEHTSNAREVSETASSSSVGEQSRSDSSNTSTGVQPSSPSHPTSPTPATATNAPNATGLPPGWAVQVASNGRLFFIDHINKTTSWVDPRTGLASPIPSAANDSSGNASNVGSTGGASGSRGDARSSDDNLGSLPEGWEERVHSDGRTFFIDHNTRTTQWDDPRLSNPKIAGQAVPYSRDYKQKYEYFKSQLQKPSNVPNKIDIKVRRASILEDSYRVINSVTRLDLLKTKLWVEFEGETGLDYGGLAREWFYLLSKEMFNPYYGLFEYSAMDNYTLQINPNSGLCNEEHLNYFKFIGRIAGMAIYHGKLLDAFFIRPFYKMMLQKSIDLKDMEAVDTEYYNSLLYIKENDPSSLMLTFSVDEESFGTTNQRELKPNGADLEVCNDNKDEYIRLVIDWRFEARVKDQMQAFLEGVGSLVPLHLLKIFDENELELLMCGIQSIDVNDWKKNTMYKGDYYANHAVVQWFWRAVLSFNNEMRARLLQFVTGTSRVPMNGFKELYGSNGPQLFTIEKWGTVNNFPRAHTCFNRLDLPPYESYAQLKEKLISAIEGSQGFAGVD; encoded by the exons ATGACGAGAACCGGGATGTTAATCAACTTG AATGAGGAAGATGCATGCTACGTGCGCATCAAGGTACTGGGAGCAAGCGGGTTGGCGAAAAAGGACATCTTCGGTTATAGTGATCCGTACGTGAAAATCGAACAAAACACCATCACCGGAGACGTCAACGTGGACCACatggtgacgaaaacaaaacgcagG ACGCTGAACCCGGTCTGGAATGAGGAATTTGTGTTTCGCGTTAAACCAAACGAACACAAGCTGGTATTTCAGGTGTACGATGAAAATCGGCTTACGCGTGACGGATTTATGGGACTAGTTGAGCTAACGCTGATCAATTTACCTCACGAAACCGATGGCCGTACGATCACGCCGCAGCGATATACGCTGCGGGCCAAGCGCCAGTTCAGCTTACGCCTGGCCACAAAGGTACGCGGTACTCTGGAGCTGTACCATGCAATCATGCGAAATGATGATCCGGCTATCGGTAGAACGCGATCGGCAATGAGTGTTAGCAATCGTACATCCGCCACGAACACACCGGTTGCAGTGCATCGAAATGCAGGATTATATCCGCAGCAGCAACTACCGCCAAATCATCCCAGCCTCCGGCCGTATCCTGATTTGAATCCGCAGCCACAATCAGATCCATTGCCAGCGGGTTGGGAAGTACGACTGGATCCCGTAGGTAGAATGTATTACGTCAATCATTACGCAAGAACTACTCAATGGGAGAGGCCGAGTATCGTGACGGCGCAACCGGGACTGAACGAAATGGTGGCCGCATTTCAGCGGCGTTTTCACATCAGCAACGACCCGGACAATGGAAGCAGCGGTAGTAATAATACGAGCATG GCCGACACTGTCAGTATTACTTCGGAAAATGGTGAAAGCGGCGGAACGGCCAACGCGTCATCTATCGGCATCTCTTCACCAATGTCCCTGCAGGCAGGTGATGGTGCTTCCGTAACCACAACCGAGCGATCGGGCAATGCATCACGTATTAGTGATGCAGAAATTATAGGCATTTCGCCTTCCCCGTCAAACACTTCCATTGCTAGCAGTGCAAACAGTGTAACGATACGCCCCATACGTCCAGCACCTCCACCGCCGCCGTCTTCGTCAACATCCTCAGCCTGTGCTAGTCCAGTCGGTACGCCGGTGCCCAGTCAACGACGTCGATCGTCACCAGGCAGCAACGAAAATGCACTCCCAGCGAGCGAAGAGAATGGAGAGTCATCCTCCACTACGGCGATACCGCCTGATGTTGAGAATAATACCGTATCTTCCGGTTTCTCTGCCAGCACGGTAAATGGGGATGCTGAAGCTGAACACACGTCCAATGCTCGGGAg GTCAGTGAGACTGCATCGTCTTCCAGTGTCGGTGAGCAATCGCGATCGGACTCATCGAATACTTCCACCGGAGTACAACCATCATCTCCGAGCCATCCTACGTCACCAACACCGGCCACAGCAACAAATGCACCAAATGCTACCGGTCTACCGCCAGGCTGGGCGGTACAAGTTGCATCGAATGGGCGCTTATTTTTTATCGATCACATTAACAAAACCACCTCGTGGGTTGATCCTCGAACTGGGCTTGCAAGTCCTATACCGAGCGCTGCCAATGATAGCTCCGGCAATGCAAGCAATGTTGGCTCGACCGGCGGAGCAAGCGGAAGCCGCGGTGATGCGCGTTCGTCGGACGACAATTTGGGCTCACTACCCGAAGGTTGGGAGGAGCGTGTACATAGCGATGGTCGAACGTTCTTCATCGATCACAACACGCGCACTACGCAGTGGGATGATCCACGGCTTTCGAATCCAAAGATTGCTGGTCAGGCTGTACCGTATTCGCGCgactacaaacaaaaatatgaataCTTCAAGAGCCAACTGCAAAAACCGAGCAACGTGCCAAACAAGATCGACATCAAGGTGCGCAGGGCTTCAATTTTGGAAGATTCCTACCGTGTGATCAACTCGGTTACACGACTCGATCTACTGAAGACGAAGTTGTGGGTTGAGTTTGAAGGTGAAACTGGGCTGGACTATGGCGGGCTCGCTCGAGAATGGTTCTATCTGCTATCGAAAGAGATGTTCAATCCATACTATGGGCTGTTTGAGTATTCAGCTATGGACAACTACACACTGCAGATAAATCCAAACAGCGGACTGTGCAATGAAGAGCATCTTAATTACTTCAA GTTCATTGGACGCATTGCAGGAATGGCAATCTACCATGGGAAGCTATTAGACGCGTTCTTCATTAGACCATTCTACAAAATGATGCTTCAAAAGTCCATCGATCTGAAGGACATGGAGGCAGTGGATACTGAGTATTACAATTCACTGCTTTACATCAAAGAGAACGATCCAAGCTCCCTGATGCTGACCTTCAGCGTCGACGAGGAAAGCTTCGGTACTACGAACCAACGAGAGCTCAAACCAAATGGTGCGGACCTAGAAGTGTGTAACGATAACAAGGACGAGTATATTCGGCTCGTTATCGATTGGCGTTTCGAGGCTCGCGTTAAAGATCAGATGCAGGCCTTCTTGGAAGGCGTTGGTTCGTTGGTACCTTTGCATTTGCTAAAAATTTTCGACGAGAATGAGCTTGAGCTGCTGATGTGCGGCATCCAGAGCATCGATGTGAACGATTGGAAAAAGAATACCATGTACAAAGGAGATTATTATGCAAACCATGCAGTAGTACAGTGGTTCTGGCGGGCGGTACTATCATTCAACAATGAAATGCGTGCCCGCTTGCTGCAGTTCGTAACTGGTACCTCGCGCGTGCCTATGAACGGGTTTAAGGAACTGTACGGTTCGAATGGTCCGCAGCTGTTTACTATCGAGAAGTGGGGAACTGTCAACAATTTTCCACGTGCTCACACCTG TTTCAACCGTTTAGATTTGCCTCCATATGAAAGCTATGCCCAattgaaggaaaaattaatCAGTGCAATCGAGGGCAGCCAAGGATTTGCCGGTGTAGATTAA
- the LOC128299619 gene encoding E3 ubiquitin-protein ligase Nedd-4 isoform X1, whose protein sequence is MRSQVSSIQSTFQSPHGSSLSGSPALTIGSFMTPQRPPRRRAQSMGNSTYGSSPALSSHTPRGSLFTANEEDACYVRIKVLGASGLAKKDIFGYSDPYVKIEQNTITGDVNVDHMVTKTKRRTLNPVWNEEFVFRVKPNEHKLVFQVYDENRLTRDGFMGLVELTLINLPHETDGRTITPQRYTLRAKRQFSLRLATKVRGTLELYHAIMRNDDPAIGRTRSAMSVSNRTSATNTPVAVHRNAGLYPQQQLPPNHPSLRPYPDLNPQPQSDPLPAGWEVRLDPVGRMYYVNHYARTTQWERPSIVTAQPGLNEMVAAFQRRFHISNDPDNGSSGSNNTSMADTVSITSENGESGGTANASSIGISSPMSLQAGDGASVTTTERSGNASRISDAEIIGISPSPSNTSIASSANSVTIRPIRPAPPPPPSSSTSSACASPVGTPVPSQRRRSSPGSNENALPASEENGESSSTTAIPPDVENNTVSSGFSASTVNGDAEAEHTSNAREVSETASSSSVGEQSRSDSSNTSTGVQPSSPSHPTSPTPATATNAPNATGLPPGWAVQVASNGRLFFIDHINKTTSWVDPRTGLASPIPSAANDSSGNASNVGSTGGASGSRGDARSSDDNLGSLPEGWEERVHSDGRTFFIDHNTRTTQWDDPRLSNPKIAGQAVPYSRDYKQKYEYFKSQLQKPSNVPNKIDIKVRRASILEDSYRVINSVTRLDLLKTKLWVEFEGETGLDYGGLAREWFYLLSKEMFNPYYGLFEYSAMDNYTLQINPNSGLCNEEHLNYFKFIGRIAGMAIYHGKLLDAFFIRPFYKMMLQKSIDLKDMEAVDTEYYNSLLYIKENDPSSLMLTFSVDEESFGTTNQRELKPNGADLEVCNDNKDEYIRLVIDWRFEARVKDQMQAFLEGVGSLVPLHLLKIFDENELELLMCGIQSIDVNDWKKNTMYKGDYYANHAVVQWFWRAVLSFNNEMRARLLQFVTGTSRVPMNGFKELYGSNGPQLFTIEKWGTVNNFPRAHTCFNRLDLPPYESYAQLKEKLISAIEGSQGFAGVD, encoded by the exons AATGAGGAAGATGCATGCTACGTGCGCATCAAGGTACTGGGAGCAAGCGGGTTGGCGAAAAAGGACATCTTCGGTTATAGTGATCCGTACGTGAAAATCGAACAAAACACCATCACCGGAGACGTCAACGTGGACCACatggtgacgaaaacaaaacgcagG ACGCTGAACCCGGTCTGGAATGAGGAATTTGTGTTTCGCGTTAAACCAAACGAACACAAGCTGGTATTTCAGGTGTACGATGAAAATCGGCTTACGCGTGACGGATTTATGGGACTAGTTGAGCTAACGCTGATCAATTTACCTCACGAAACCGATGGCCGTACGATCACGCCGCAGCGATATACGCTGCGGGCCAAGCGCCAGTTCAGCTTACGCCTGGCCACAAAGGTACGCGGTACTCTGGAGCTGTACCATGCAATCATGCGAAATGATGATCCGGCTATCGGTAGAACGCGATCGGCAATGAGTGTTAGCAATCGTACATCCGCCACGAACACACCGGTTGCAGTGCATCGAAATGCAGGATTATATCCGCAGCAGCAACTACCGCCAAATCATCCCAGCCTCCGGCCGTATCCTGATTTGAATCCGCAGCCACAATCAGATCCATTGCCAGCGGGTTGGGAAGTACGACTGGATCCCGTAGGTAGAATGTATTACGTCAATCATTACGCAAGAACTACTCAATGGGAGAGGCCGAGTATCGTGACGGCGCAACCGGGACTGAACGAAATGGTGGCCGCATTTCAGCGGCGTTTTCACATCAGCAACGACCCGGACAATGGAAGCAGCGGTAGTAATAATACGAGCATG GCCGACACTGTCAGTATTACTTCGGAAAATGGTGAAAGCGGCGGAACGGCCAACGCGTCATCTATCGGCATCTCTTCACCAATGTCCCTGCAGGCAGGTGATGGTGCTTCCGTAACCACAACCGAGCGATCGGGCAATGCATCACGTATTAGTGATGCAGAAATTATAGGCATTTCGCCTTCCCCGTCAAACACTTCCATTGCTAGCAGTGCAAACAGTGTAACGATACGCCCCATACGTCCAGCACCTCCACCGCCGCCGTCTTCGTCAACATCCTCAGCCTGTGCTAGTCCAGTCGGTACGCCGGTGCCCAGTCAACGACGTCGATCGTCACCAGGCAGCAACGAAAATGCACTCCCAGCGAGCGAAGAGAATGGAGAGTCATCCTCCACTACGGCGATACCGCCTGATGTTGAGAATAATACCGTATCTTCCGGTTTCTCTGCCAGCACGGTAAATGGGGATGCTGAAGCTGAACACACGTCCAATGCTCGGGAg GTCAGTGAGACTGCATCGTCTTCCAGTGTCGGTGAGCAATCGCGATCGGACTCATCGAATACTTCCACCGGAGTACAACCATCATCTCCGAGCCATCCTACGTCACCAACACCGGCCACAGCAACAAATGCACCAAATGCTACCGGTCTACCGCCAGGCTGGGCGGTACAAGTTGCATCGAATGGGCGCTTATTTTTTATCGATCACATTAACAAAACCACCTCGTGGGTTGATCCTCGAACTGGGCTTGCAAGTCCTATACCGAGCGCTGCCAATGATAGCTCCGGCAATGCAAGCAATGTTGGCTCGACCGGCGGAGCAAGCGGAAGCCGCGGTGATGCGCGTTCGTCGGACGACAATTTGGGCTCACTACCCGAAGGTTGGGAGGAGCGTGTACATAGCGATGGTCGAACGTTCTTCATCGATCACAACACGCGCACTACGCAGTGGGATGATCCACGGCTTTCGAATCCAAAGATTGCTGGTCAGGCTGTACCGTATTCGCGCgactacaaacaaaaatatgaataCTTCAAGAGCCAACTGCAAAAACCGAGCAACGTGCCAAACAAGATCGACATCAAGGTGCGCAGGGCTTCAATTTTGGAAGATTCCTACCGTGTGATCAACTCGGTTACACGACTCGATCTACTGAAGACGAAGTTGTGGGTTGAGTTTGAAGGTGAAACTGGGCTGGACTATGGCGGGCTCGCTCGAGAATGGTTCTATCTGCTATCGAAAGAGATGTTCAATCCATACTATGGGCTGTTTGAGTATTCAGCTATGGACAACTACACACTGCAGATAAATCCAAACAGCGGACTGTGCAATGAAGAGCATCTTAATTACTTCAA GTTCATTGGACGCATTGCAGGAATGGCAATCTACCATGGGAAGCTATTAGACGCGTTCTTCATTAGACCATTCTACAAAATGATGCTTCAAAAGTCCATCGATCTGAAGGACATGGAGGCAGTGGATACTGAGTATTACAATTCACTGCTTTACATCAAAGAGAACGATCCAAGCTCCCTGATGCTGACCTTCAGCGTCGACGAGGAAAGCTTCGGTACTACGAACCAACGAGAGCTCAAACCAAATGGTGCGGACCTAGAAGTGTGTAACGATAACAAGGACGAGTATATTCGGCTCGTTATCGATTGGCGTTTCGAGGCTCGCGTTAAAGATCAGATGCAGGCCTTCTTGGAAGGCGTTGGTTCGTTGGTACCTTTGCATTTGCTAAAAATTTTCGACGAGAATGAGCTTGAGCTGCTGATGTGCGGCATCCAGAGCATCGATGTGAACGATTGGAAAAAGAATACCATGTACAAAGGAGATTATTATGCAAACCATGCAGTAGTACAGTGGTTCTGGCGGGCGGTACTATCATTCAACAATGAAATGCGTGCCCGCTTGCTGCAGTTCGTAACTGGTACCTCGCGCGTGCCTATGAACGGGTTTAAGGAACTGTACGGTTCGAATGGTCCGCAGCTGTTTACTATCGAGAAGTGGGGAACTGTCAACAATTTTCCACGTGCTCACACCTG TTTCAACCGTTTAGATTTGCCTCCATATGAAAGCTATGCCCAattgaaggaaaaattaatCAGTGCAATCGAGGGCAGCCAAGGATTTGCCGGTGTAGATTAA
- the LOC128299619 gene encoding E3 ubiquitin-protein ligase Nedd-4 isoform X3, with translation MRSQVSSIQSTFQSPHGSSLSGSPALTIGSFMTPQRPPRRRAQSMGNSTYGSSPALSSHTPRGSLFTANEEDACYVRIKVLGASGLAKKDIFGYSDPYVKIEQNTITGDVNVDHMVTKTKRRTLNPVWNEEFVFRVKPNEHKLVFQVYDENRLTRDGFMGLVELTLINLPHETDGRTITPQRYTLRAKRQFSLRLATKVRGTLELYHAIMRNDDPAIGRTRSAMSVSNRTSATNTPVAVHRNAGLYPQQQLPPNHPSLRPYPDLNPQPQSDPLPAGWEVRLDPVGRMYYVNHYARTTQWERPSIVTAQPGLNEMVAAFQRRFHISNDPDNGSSGSNNTSMVSETASSSSVGEQSRSDSSNTSTGVQPSSPSHPTSPTPATATNAPNATGLPPGWAVQVASNGRLFFIDHINKTTSWVDPRTGLASPIPSAANDSSGNASNVGSTGGASGSRGDARSSDDNLGSLPEGWEERVHSDGRTFFIDHNTRTTQWDDPRLSNPKIAGQAVPYSRDYKQKYEYFKSQLQKPSNVPNKIDIKVRRASILEDSYRVINSVTRLDLLKTKLWVEFEGETGLDYGGLAREWFYLLSKEMFNPYYGLFEYSAMDNYTLQINPNSGLCNEEHLNYFKFIGRIAGMAIYHGKLLDAFFIRPFYKMMLQKSIDLKDMEAVDTEYYNSLLYIKENDPSSLMLTFSVDEESFGTTNQRELKPNGADLEVCNDNKDEYIRLVIDWRFEARVKDQMQAFLEGVGSLVPLHLLKIFDENELELLMCGIQSIDVNDWKKNTMYKGDYYANHAVVQWFWRAVLSFNNEMRARLLQFVTGTSRVPMNGFKELYGSNGPQLFTIEKWGTVNNFPRAHTCFNRLDLPPYESYAQLKEKLISAIEGSQGFAGVD, from the exons AATGAGGAAGATGCATGCTACGTGCGCATCAAGGTACTGGGAGCAAGCGGGTTGGCGAAAAAGGACATCTTCGGTTATAGTGATCCGTACGTGAAAATCGAACAAAACACCATCACCGGAGACGTCAACGTGGACCACatggtgacgaaaacaaaacgcagG ACGCTGAACCCGGTCTGGAATGAGGAATTTGTGTTTCGCGTTAAACCAAACGAACACAAGCTGGTATTTCAGGTGTACGATGAAAATCGGCTTACGCGTGACGGATTTATGGGACTAGTTGAGCTAACGCTGATCAATTTACCTCACGAAACCGATGGCCGTACGATCACGCCGCAGCGATATACGCTGCGGGCCAAGCGCCAGTTCAGCTTACGCCTGGCCACAAAGGTACGCGGTACTCTGGAGCTGTACCATGCAATCATGCGAAATGATGATCCGGCTATCGGTAGAACGCGATCGGCAATGAGTGTTAGCAATCGTACATCCGCCACGAACACACCGGTTGCAGTGCATCGAAATGCAGGATTATATCCGCAGCAGCAACTACCGCCAAATCATCCCAGCCTCCGGCCGTATCCTGATTTGAATCCGCAGCCACAATCAGATCCATTGCCAGCGGGTTGGGAAGTACGACTGGATCCCGTAGGTAGAATGTATTACGTCAATCATTACGCAAGAACTACTCAATGGGAGAGGCCGAGTATCGTGACGGCGCAACCGGGACTGAACGAAATGGTGGCCGCATTTCAGCGGCGTTTTCACATCAGCAACGACCCGGACAATGGAAGCAGCGGTAGTAATAATACGAGCATG GTCAGTGAGACTGCATCGTCTTCCAGTGTCGGTGAGCAATCGCGATCGGACTCATCGAATACTTCCACCGGAGTACAACCATCATCTCCGAGCCATCCTACGTCACCAACACCGGCCACAGCAACAAATGCACCAAATGCTACCGGTCTACCGCCAGGCTGGGCGGTACAAGTTGCATCGAATGGGCGCTTATTTTTTATCGATCACATTAACAAAACCACCTCGTGGGTTGATCCTCGAACTGGGCTTGCAAGTCCTATACCGAGCGCTGCCAATGATAGCTCCGGCAATGCAAGCAATGTTGGCTCGACCGGCGGAGCAAGCGGAAGCCGCGGTGATGCGCGTTCGTCGGACGACAATTTGGGCTCACTACCCGAAGGTTGGGAGGAGCGTGTACATAGCGATGGTCGAACGTTCTTCATCGATCACAACACGCGCACTACGCAGTGGGATGATCCACGGCTTTCGAATCCAAAGATTGCTGGTCAGGCTGTACCGTATTCGCGCgactacaaacaaaaatatgaataCTTCAAGAGCCAACTGCAAAAACCGAGCAACGTGCCAAACAAGATCGACATCAAGGTGCGCAGGGCTTCAATTTTGGAAGATTCCTACCGTGTGATCAACTCGGTTACACGACTCGATCTACTGAAGACGAAGTTGTGGGTTGAGTTTGAAGGTGAAACTGGGCTGGACTATGGCGGGCTCGCTCGAGAATGGTTCTATCTGCTATCGAAAGAGATGTTCAATCCATACTATGGGCTGTTTGAGTATTCAGCTATGGACAACTACACACTGCAGATAAATCCAAACAGCGGACTGTGCAATGAAGAGCATCTTAATTACTTCAA GTTCATTGGACGCATTGCAGGAATGGCAATCTACCATGGGAAGCTATTAGACGCGTTCTTCATTAGACCATTCTACAAAATGATGCTTCAAAAGTCCATCGATCTGAAGGACATGGAGGCAGTGGATACTGAGTATTACAATTCACTGCTTTACATCAAAGAGAACGATCCAAGCTCCCTGATGCTGACCTTCAGCGTCGACGAGGAAAGCTTCGGTACTACGAACCAACGAGAGCTCAAACCAAATGGTGCGGACCTAGAAGTGTGTAACGATAACAAGGACGAGTATATTCGGCTCGTTATCGATTGGCGTTTCGAGGCTCGCGTTAAAGATCAGATGCAGGCCTTCTTGGAAGGCGTTGGTTCGTTGGTACCTTTGCATTTGCTAAAAATTTTCGACGAGAATGAGCTTGAGCTGCTGATGTGCGGCATCCAGAGCATCGATGTGAACGATTGGAAAAAGAATACCATGTACAAAGGAGATTATTATGCAAACCATGCAGTAGTACAGTGGTTCTGGCGGGCGGTACTATCATTCAACAATGAAATGCGTGCCCGCTTGCTGCAGTTCGTAACTGGTACCTCGCGCGTGCCTATGAACGGGTTTAAGGAACTGTACGGTTCGAATGGTCCGCAGCTGTTTACTATCGAGAAGTGGGGAACTGTCAACAATTTTCCACGTGCTCACACCTG TTTCAACCGTTTAGATTTGCCTCCATATGAAAGCTATGCCCAattgaaggaaaaattaatCAGTGCAATCGAGGGCAGCCAAGGATTTGCCGGTGTAGATTAA
- the LOC128299621 gene encoding peptidyl-prolyl cis-trans isomerase FKBP2, producing the protein MQYSHLLALCLVGLALAQSVSADGKLKIGVKKRVENCTVRTKKGDLVHMHYTGTLEDGTEFDSSIPRGNPLTFTLGMGQVIKGWDQGLLGMCEGEKRKLIIPPELGYGERGAGEKIPPNSVLIFEVELMKIERKTEL; encoded by the exons ATGCAATATTCGCATCTGTTAGCCCTTTGTCTGGTCGGTCTGGCGCTGGCTCAAAGCGTCTCCGCGGACGGAAAGCTGAAGATAGGTGTCAAGAAACGCGTCGAAAATTGCACCGTACGAACGAAGAAGGGCGATCTGGTGCACATGCATTATACG GGAACGCTGGAAGATGGAACCGAATTCGATAGCAGCATTCCTCGTGGAAATCCGCTAACCTTTACGCTTGGAATGGGCCAGGTCATAAAGGGATGGGACCAAGGGCTGCTTGGAATGTGTGAAGGTGAGAAGCGGAAGCTAATCATCCCGCCAGAACTGGGTTATGGAGAGCGCGGTGCCGGTGAAAAAATTCCACCCAACTCTGTGCTCATTTTCGAGGTAGAATTGATgaaaatcgaacgaaaaacAGAACTGTAA
- the LOC128299620 gene encoding transcription initiation factor TFIID subunit 12 — MASPSQGSPATTGTTNAIGGTGTKATSGTGSTAGTTSSSGNSGTDSTTQLLTKPRLQELVREIDPTEQLDEEVEELLLQIADDFVENTVNAACLLAKHRKVPKVEVRDVQLHLERNWNMWIPGFGTDELRPYKRATVTEAHKQRLALIRKAIKKY; from the exons ATGGCTTCACCGTCTCAAGGTAGCCCAGCTACGACAGGAACGACAAACGCTATCGGCGGTACAGGTACAAAGGCTACTTCAGGCACTGGTTCCACAGCTGGCACAACATCTTCATCTGGGAATAGTGGGACAGATAGCACTACCCAGCTGCTAACTAAACCTCGGCTGCAGGAACTGGTTCGTGAAATAGACCCTACAGAGCAGCTGGACGAGGAGGTGGAAGAGCTGTTGTTACAAATAGCGGACGATTTTGTGGAAAACACGGTAAATGCGGCTTGCCTGTTAGCCAAACATCGGAAGGTCCCGAAGGTAGAAGTACGTGATGTACAGTTGCATCTAG AACGCAACTGGAACATGTGGATTCCTGGCTTTGGTACGGATGAATTAAGACCGTATAAGAGAGCGACCGTGACCGAAGCCCACAAACAACGATTGGCACTAATAAGGAaagccataaaaaaatattag
- the LOC128310629 gene encoding craniofacial development protein 2-like: MIYQSGGEKHELGTAFLVIGEMRKRVIGWWPINERMCRVRLRGRFFNLSIINVHSPHLGSTDDDKENFYTQLEREYDRCPQHYVKIDIGDFNAQVGQEEVYKPTIGSFSAHQLTNDNGLRLVNFVFSKHMTIRSTFFQHAPRFRYTWRSPQQTYSQIDHVLIDGRHFSDIIDVRTYRGANVDSDHFLVMVKLRQKLSVANKLRYQPTPRLNTNRLRQANVARDCAIAFGEALPEDTITEAKSLNDHWCIVEQAISSTAERTIGRVTRNQRKEWFDDECRRALSEKNAERTRMLQCETRQNVENYKRLRRQHTRLFQEKKCSFEESDKQLMQQLCQSGETRQFYRMLNAARSGFTPMIAMCRNVEGDILSDE, encoded by the coding sequence ATGATCTACCAAAGTGGTGGGGAAAAGCATGAGCTCGGTACGGCGTTCCTGGTCATAGGTGAGATGCGAAAGCGAGTGATCGGATGGTGGCCGATCAATGAAAGGATGTGCAGGGTGAGGCTCCGGGGGAGGTTCTTCAATTTGAGCATTATTAATGTGCATAGTCCGCACCTTGGAAGCACCGATGACGATAAGGAGAACTTTTATACGCAGCTGGAGAGGGAGTACGACCGCTGTCCACAACACTACGTCAAGATTGACATCGGAGATTTTAACGCTCAGGTCGGACAGGAGGAGGTATATAAACCCACAATTGGGAGTTTCAGCGCCCACCAGCTTACGAACGACAACGGGCTTCGCCTTGTAAACTTCGTCTTCTCCAAGCACATGACCATTCGCAGCACCTTTTTCCAGCACGCACCTCGCTTCAGGTACACCTGGAGATCACCACAGCAGACATATTCCCAGATTGACCACGTTCTCATTGATGGAAGGCACTTCTCGGATATTATCGACGTACGGACATATAGAGGAGCAAACGTCGACTCAGACCATTTTCTGGTTATGGTCAAGTTACGCCAGAAACTGAGCGTAGCCAATAAGCTGCGCTATCAGCCAACTCCAAGGCTTAACACAAATCGGCTGAGGCAAGCTAATGTGGCGAGAGATTGCGCGATCGCGTTCGGGGAAGCGCTGCCGGAGGACACCATTACCGAGGCGAAATCCCTCAACGACCACTGGTGTATTGTGGAGCAAGCCATCAGCAGCACGGCCGAGCGAACAATTGGCCGCGTAACACGTAACCAGAGGAAGGAATGGTTTGATGATGAGTGCAGGCGAGCACTATCCGAGAAGAACGCGGAGCGTACCCGAATGCTCCAGTGCGAGACCCGGCAGAACGTGGAAAACTACAAACGACTGAGAAGACAGCATACCCGACTCTTTCAGGAGAAGAAGTGCAGCTTTGAAGAGTCGGACAAGCAACTGATGCAGCAGCTATGTCAGTCGGGGGAAACTCGCCAGTTTTACAGGATGTTGAATGCAGCACGAAGCGGTTTTACTCCCATGATTGCAATGTGCCGCAACGTGGAGGGAGATATCCTGTCGGACGAGTGA